A genomic window from Solanum dulcamara chromosome 11, daSolDulc1.2, whole genome shotgun sequence includes:
- the LOC129872304 gene encoding glutamate receptor 3.6-like isoform X3 yields MRLFWTLILIVLYNGCSSEGVNSTLPVRPQVVNIGCMLSFNTVVGKVTKVAVEAAVEDINSNPNVLGGTKLNMITLDSNSSGFLGIVEAIRFMETDTMAIVGPQSSVIAHVVSNIANELQVPLLSFAATDPSLSSLQYPFFVRTSPSDKFQMEAIAEMVEYYEWREVIAIYIDDDFGRNGIVALADQLAKRRCSISYKAAMKPEATLDDARDVLVQVALRESRIMVVHTYPSKGLEIFSMAQYLGMIDKGYVWIATNWLSTILDAAGPLPSEKKESLEGAITLRVHTPGSELKQKFVSRWSNLTRKAGVTGPSGMSTYALYAYDTVWLLARAINEFFNQGGNVSFSKDPRLTELNSGSLNLDSMSIFHEGKLLRDNIFKVNMTGVTGPFSFTPDKNLFCPTFEVINVVGTGFRKVGYWSEYSGLSIVPPETLYSKPPNRSASNQQLHSIIWPGQITQRPRGWVFPNNGRQLIIGVPNRASFREFVGKRPGSDSFRGYCIEVFTNAVDLLPYAVPYKLVAFGDGHNNPDDTELMRLITAGVYDAAIGDIAITTNRTKMVDFTQPYIESGLVVVAPVKEQNSNAWAFLSPFTPRMWFVTGSFFLIVGTVIWILEHRLNDDFRGPPSKQIVTVLWFSFSTLFTAQRENTVSTFGRVVLLIWLFVVLIINSSYTASLTSILTVQKLSSPITGIESLVNTKEPIGYQLGSFARNYLIQELHIDESRLVPLNLPEDYAKALKDGPSRGGVAAVVDERAYMELFLSTRCQFSILGQEFTKNGWGFAFPRDSPLAVDMSTAILKLSENGELQRIHDKWLSGIACTSQNTKLEVDRLQLKSFSGLFFLCGLACFLALLIYFVMLAFQYCQYYPNSEIASESSRSGRLQTFLSFADEKEESVRSRSKRRQLETTSVRSMDQDASVNGSRIDRSEIYSNRVVSFGESV; encoded by the exons ATGAGACTATTTTGGACTTTGATTTTGATTGTTCTCTACAATGGGTGTTCTTCAGAGGGGGTTAATTCAACTCTTCCTGTAAGGCCTCAAGTTGTGAACATTGGGTGTATGCTATCTTTCAATACGGTCGTTGGGAAAGTTACCAAAGTTGCTGTGGAAGCTGCTGTGGAAGATATAAATTCCAATCCAAATGTTCTTGGAGGAACTAAGTTGAATATGATAACATTGGATAGTAATTCCAGTGGATTTCTTGGAATAGTTGAGG CTATCCGTTTCATGGAGACGGATACTATGGCCATTGTTGGCCCCCAATCTTCTGTTATAGCTCATGTGGTATCAAACATTGCGAATGAGCTGCAGGTCCCTCTATTGTCATTTGCAGCCACAGACCCCTCTCTTTCTTCGCTTCAGTACCCGTTTTTTGTTAGAACTTCCCCAAGTGATAAGTTTCAGATGGAAGCGATAGCTGAAATGGTCGAGTACTATGAATGGAGAGAAGTGATTGCAATATATATTGATGATGATTTTGGAAGAAATGGTATAGTTGCATTAGCAGATCAGCTGGCCAAGAGACGATGTTCGATCTCTTACAAAGCAGCTATGAAACCTGAAGCAACATTGGATGATGCCCGGGATGTTTTGGTTCAGGTTGCTTTGAGGGAATCACGAATAATGGTTGTTCACACTTATCCTTCAAAGGGTCTGGAGATATTCTCTATGGCACAGTATTTGGGGATGATAGATAAAGGATATGTGTGGATTGCTACAAATTGGCTCTCAACTATCCTTGACGCTGCTGGTCCCCTTCCTTCGGAGAAAAAAGAGAGCCTTGAAGGGGCTATCACCTTGCGTGTACACACTCCAGGTTCAGAATTGAAACAGAAGTTTGTCTCACGGTGGAGCAATTTGACAAGGAAGGCAGGAGTTACTGGACCTTCAGGGATGTCCACTTATGCACTCTATGCTTATGATACTGTGTGGCTACTTGCTCGTGCCATCAATGAATTCTTTAACCAGGGTGGAAATGTTTCATTTTCTAAGGATCCAAGGCTAACTGAACTGAATAGTGGAAGTCTGAATCTTGATTCTATGAGCATCTTTCATGAAGGGAAGTTATTGCGAGACAACATTTTTAAGGTTAATATGACAGGTGTAACAGGACCATTTAGTTTCACTCCTGATAAGAATCTCTTCTGCCCTACTTTTGAAGTCATTAATGTGGTTGGTACAGGTTTCAGGAAAGTTGGTTATTGGTCTGAATACTCTGGTTTATCAATTGTGCCTCCTGAAACACTGTACTCTAAGCCGCCAAATCGTTCCGCTTCAAATCAACAGCTACATAGTATAATCTGGCCTGGACAAATAACGCAGAGACCTCGTGGATGGGTTTTTCCAAACAATGGGAGACAACTGATAATTGGAGTCCCTAACCGAGCTAGCTTTCGTGAATTTGTTGGAAAGAGACCAGGCTCTGACTCATTCAGAGGATACTGTATTGAAGTCTTCACTAATGCCGTAGACTTATTGCCTTATGCAGTCCCTTACAAGCTAGTTGCCTTTGGGGATGGACATAACAATCCAGATGATACAGAGCTAATGCGCCTAATCACAGCAGGA GTTTATGATGCAGCCATAGGTGACATAGCAATTACAACTAATCGAACAAAAATGGTTGATTTCACTCAACCGTACATTGAATCTGGGTTAGTTGTAGTGGCACCAGTTAAGGAGCAGAATTCTAATGCTTGGGCTTTTCTCAGTCCATTTACTCCTAGGATGTGGTTTGTCACTGGTAGTTTTTTCTTAATTGTGGGAACTGTAATTTGGATTTTGGAACACAGATTGAATGATGATTTCCGTGGTCCTCCGAGTAAACAGATTGTCACTGTTTTGTG GTTCAGCTTTTCAACTCTGTTTACTGCCCAGA GAGAAAACACTGTCAGCACCTTTGGCCGTGTTGTGCTTCTTATATGGCTATTTGTGGTTTTGATAATAAACTCAAGCTATACTGCCAGTCTCACCTCAATTCTTACAGTGCAGAAACTTTCTTCACCAATTACAGGAATTGAAAGTTTAGTAAATACAAAGGAACCTATTGGTTATCAGTTGGGTTCATTTGCCCGTAACTATCTGATTCAAGAACTTCACATTGATGAATCTAGACTTGTTCCTCTTAACCTTCCTGAAGATTATGCTAAAGCTTTAAAAGATGGTCCTAGCCGTGGTGGTGTTGCAGCAGTGGTAGATGAGCGTGCATATATGGAGCTTTTCCTCTCAACGCGTTGCCAATTCAGTATTCTTGGTCAAGAATTCACAAAAAATGGATGGGGGTTT GCTTTCCCTAGGGATTCTCCTCTAGCAGTAGACATGTCAACAGCAATTTTGAAACTATCAGAGAATGGGGAACTTCAAAGGATCCATGATAAATGGCTTTCTGGAATAGCTTGCACTTCACAGAATACAAAGCTTGAAGTGGACAGGCTTCAGCTGAAAAGCTTCTCAGGTCTATTCTTTCTCTGTGGGTTGGCATGTTTTCTGGCTCTGCTCATTTATTTTGTGATGCTAGCATTTCAATATTGCCAATACTATCCCAATTCGGAGATAGCTAGTGAAAGCTCGCGGTCAGGACGACTGCAGACATTCCTTTCTTTTGCTGATGAAAAGGAAGAGTCAGTGAGGTCTCGATCCAAACGAAGGCAACTGGAGACGACTTCAGTAAGAAGTATGGATCAAGATGCATCAGTAAATGGTTCAAGAATTGACCGTTCTGAGATATACTCGAACAGGGTTGTAAGTTTTGGAGAATCTGTATAG
- the LOC129872304 gene encoding glutamate receptor 3.6-like isoform X2: protein MFRSRLNIFVPKFTMRLFWTLILIVLYNGCSSEGVNSTLPVRPQVVNIGCMLSFNTVVGKVTKVAVEAAVEDINSNPNVLGGTKLNMITLDSNSSGFLGIVEAIRFMETDTMAIVGPQSSVIAHVVSNIANELQVPLLSFAATDPSLSSLQYPFFVRTSPSDKFQMEAIAEMVEYYEWREVIAIYIDDDFGRNGIVALADQLAKRRCSISYKAAMKPEATLDDARDVLVQVALRESRIMVVHTYPSKGLEIFSMAQYLGMIDKGYVWIATNWLSTILDAAGPLPSEKKESLEGAITLRVHTPGSELKQKFVSRWSNLTRKAGVTGPSGMSTYALYAYDTVWLLARAINEFFNQGGNVSFSKDPRLTELNSGSLNLDSMSIFHEGKLLRDNIFKVNMTGVTGPFSFTPDKNLFCPTFEVINVVGTGFRKVGYWSEYSGLSIVPPETLYSKPPNRSASNQQLHSIIWPGQITQRPRGWVFPNNGRQLIIGVPNRASFREFVGKRPGSDSFRGYCIEVFTNAVDLLPYAVPYKLVAFGDGHNNPDDTELMRLITAGVYDAAIGDIAITTNRTKMVDFTQPYIESGLVVVAPVKEQNSNAWAFLSPFTPRMWFVTGSFFLIVGTVIWILEHRLNDDFRGPPSKQIVTVLWFSFSTLFTAQRENTVSTFGRVVLLIWLFVVLIINSSYTASLTSILTVQKLSSPITGIESLVNTKEPIGYQLGSFARNYLIQELHIDESRLVPLNLPEDYAKALKDGPSRGGVAAVVDERAYMELFLSTRCQFSILGQEFTKNGWGFAFPRDSPLAVDMSTAILKLSENGELQRIHDKWLSGIACTSQNTKLEVDRLQLKSFSGLFFLCGLACFLALLIYFVMLAFQYCQYYPNSEIASESSRSGRLQTFLSFADEKEESVRSRSKRRQLETTSVRSMDQDASVNGSRIDRSEIYSNRVVSFGESV, encoded by the exons AAGATTGAACATTTTTGTCCCAAAGTTCACTATGAGACTATTTTGGACTTTGATTTTGATTGTTCTCTACAATGGGTGTTCTTCAGAGGGGGTTAATTCAACTCTTCCTGTAAGGCCTCAAGTTGTGAACATTGGGTGTATGCTATCTTTCAATACGGTCGTTGGGAAAGTTACCAAAGTTGCTGTGGAAGCTGCTGTGGAAGATATAAATTCCAATCCAAATGTTCTTGGAGGAACTAAGTTGAATATGATAACATTGGATAGTAATTCCAGTGGATTTCTTGGAATAGTTGAGG CTATCCGTTTCATGGAGACGGATACTATGGCCATTGTTGGCCCCCAATCTTCTGTTATAGCTCATGTGGTATCAAACATTGCGAATGAGCTGCAGGTCCCTCTATTGTCATTTGCAGCCACAGACCCCTCTCTTTCTTCGCTTCAGTACCCGTTTTTTGTTAGAACTTCCCCAAGTGATAAGTTTCAGATGGAAGCGATAGCTGAAATGGTCGAGTACTATGAATGGAGAGAAGTGATTGCAATATATATTGATGATGATTTTGGAAGAAATGGTATAGTTGCATTAGCAGATCAGCTGGCCAAGAGACGATGTTCGATCTCTTACAAAGCAGCTATGAAACCTGAAGCAACATTGGATGATGCCCGGGATGTTTTGGTTCAGGTTGCTTTGAGGGAATCACGAATAATGGTTGTTCACACTTATCCTTCAAAGGGTCTGGAGATATTCTCTATGGCACAGTATTTGGGGATGATAGATAAAGGATATGTGTGGATTGCTACAAATTGGCTCTCAACTATCCTTGACGCTGCTGGTCCCCTTCCTTCGGAGAAAAAAGAGAGCCTTGAAGGGGCTATCACCTTGCGTGTACACACTCCAGGTTCAGAATTGAAACAGAAGTTTGTCTCACGGTGGAGCAATTTGACAAGGAAGGCAGGAGTTACTGGACCTTCAGGGATGTCCACTTATGCACTCTATGCTTATGATACTGTGTGGCTACTTGCTCGTGCCATCAATGAATTCTTTAACCAGGGTGGAAATGTTTCATTTTCTAAGGATCCAAGGCTAACTGAACTGAATAGTGGAAGTCTGAATCTTGATTCTATGAGCATCTTTCATGAAGGGAAGTTATTGCGAGACAACATTTTTAAGGTTAATATGACAGGTGTAACAGGACCATTTAGTTTCACTCCTGATAAGAATCTCTTCTGCCCTACTTTTGAAGTCATTAATGTGGTTGGTACAGGTTTCAGGAAAGTTGGTTATTGGTCTGAATACTCTGGTTTATCAATTGTGCCTCCTGAAACACTGTACTCTAAGCCGCCAAATCGTTCCGCTTCAAATCAACAGCTACATAGTATAATCTGGCCTGGACAAATAACGCAGAGACCTCGTGGATGGGTTTTTCCAAACAATGGGAGACAACTGATAATTGGAGTCCCTAACCGAGCTAGCTTTCGTGAATTTGTTGGAAAGAGACCAGGCTCTGACTCATTCAGAGGATACTGTATTGAAGTCTTCACTAATGCCGTAGACTTATTGCCTTATGCAGTCCCTTACAAGCTAGTTGCCTTTGGGGATGGACATAACAATCCAGATGATACAGAGCTAATGCGCCTAATCACAGCAGGA GTTTATGATGCAGCCATAGGTGACATAGCAATTACAACTAATCGAACAAAAATGGTTGATTTCACTCAACCGTACATTGAATCTGGGTTAGTTGTAGTGGCACCAGTTAAGGAGCAGAATTCTAATGCTTGGGCTTTTCTCAGTCCATTTACTCCTAGGATGTGGTTTGTCACTGGTAGTTTTTTCTTAATTGTGGGAACTGTAATTTGGATTTTGGAACACAGATTGAATGATGATTTCCGTGGTCCTCCGAGTAAACAGATTGTCACTGTTTTGTG GTTCAGCTTTTCAACTCTGTTTACTGCCCAGA GAGAAAACACTGTCAGCACCTTTGGCCGTGTTGTGCTTCTTATATGGCTATTTGTGGTTTTGATAATAAACTCAAGCTATACTGCCAGTCTCACCTCAATTCTTACAGTGCAGAAACTTTCTTCACCAATTACAGGAATTGAAAGTTTAGTAAATACAAAGGAACCTATTGGTTATCAGTTGGGTTCATTTGCCCGTAACTATCTGATTCAAGAACTTCACATTGATGAATCTAGACTTGTTCCTCTTAACCTTCCTGAAGATTATGCTAAAGCTTTAAAAGATGGTCCTAGCCGTGGTGGTGTTGCAGCAGTGGTAGATGAGCGTGCATATATGGAGCTTTTCCTCTCAACGCGTTGCCAATTCAGTATTCTTGGTCAAGAATTCACAAAAAATGGATGGGGGTTT GCTTTCCCTAGGGATTCTCCTCTAGCAGTAGACATGTCAACAGCAATTTTGAAACTATCAGAGAATGGGGAACTTCAAAGGATCCATGATAAATGGCTTTCTGGAATAGCTTGCACTTCACAGAATACAAAGCTTGAAGTGGACAGGCTTCAGCTGAAAAGCTTCTCAGGTCTATTCTTTCTCTGTGGGTTGGCATGTTTTCTGGCTCTGCTCATTTATTTTGTGATGCTAGCATTTCAATATTGCCAATACTATCCCAATTCGGAGATAGCTAGTGAAAGCTCGCGGTCAGGACGACTGCAGACATTCCTTTCTTTTGCTGATGAAAAGGAAGAGTCAGTGAGGTCTCGATCCAAACGAAGGCAACTGGAGACGACTTCAGTAAGAAGTATGGATCAAGATGCATCAGTAAATGGTTCAAGAATTGACCGTTCTGAGATATACTCGAACAGGGTTGTAAGTTTTGGAGAATCTGTATAG
- the LOC129872304 gene encoding glutamate receptor 3.6-like isoform X4, which yields MVNLLNFSHLCLAGSRLNIFVPKFTMRLFWTLILIVLYNGCSSEGVNSTLPVRPQVVNIGCMLSFNTVVGKVTKVAVEAAVEDINSNPNVLGGTKLNMITLDSNSSGFLGIVEAIRFMETDTMAIVGPQSSVIAHVVSNIANELQVPLLSFAATDPSLSSLQYPFFVRTSPSDKFQMEAIAEMVEYYEWREVIAIYIDDDFGRNGIVALADQLAKRRCSISYKAAMKPEATLDDARDVLVQVALRESRIMVVHTYPSKGLEIFSMAQYLGMIDKGYVWIATNWLSTILDAAGPLPSEKKESLEGAITLRVHTPGSELKQKFVSRWSNLTRKAGVTGPSGMSTYALYAYDTVWLLARAINEFFNQGGNVSFSKDPRLTELNSGSLNLDSMSIFHEGKLLRDNIFKVNMTGVTGPFSFTPDKNLFCPTFEVINVVGTGFRKVGYWSEYSGLSIVPPETLYSKPPNRSASNQQLHSIIWPGQITQRPRGWVFPNNGRQLIIGVPNRASFREFVGKRPGSDSFRGYCIEVFTNAVDLLPYAVPYKLVAFGDGHNNPDDTELMRLITAGVYDAAIGDIAITTNRTKMVDFTQPYIESGLVVVAPVKEQNSNAWAFLSPFTPRMWFVTGSFFLIVGTVIWILEHRLNDDFRGPPSKQIVTVLWFSFSTLFTAQMQKLSSPITGIESLVNTKEPIGYQLGSFARNYLIQELHIDESRLVPLNLPEDYAKALKDGPSRGGVAAVVDERAYMELFLSTRCQFSILGQEFTKNGWGFAFPRDSPLAVDMSTAILKLSENGELQRIHDKWLSGIACTSQNTKLEVDRLQLKSFSGLFFLCGLACFLALLIYFVMLAFQYCQYYPNSEIASESSRSGRLQTFLSFADEKEESVRSRSKRRQLETTSVRSMDQDASVNGSRIDRSEIYSNRVVSFGESV from the exons AAGATTGAACATTTTTGTCCCAAAGTTCACTATGAGACTATTTTGGACTTTGATTTTGATTGTTCTCTACAATGGGTGTTCTTCAGAGGGGGTTAATTCAACTCTTCCTGTAAGGCCTCAAGTTGTGAACATTGGGTGTATGCTATCTTTCAATACGGTCGTTGGGAAAGTTACCAAAGTTGCTGTGGAAGCTGCTGTGGAAGATATAAATTCCAATCCAAATGTTCTTGGAGGAACTAAGTTGAATATGATAACATTGGATAGTAATTCCAGTGGATTTCTTGGAATAGTTGAGG CTATCCGTTTCATGGAGACGGATACTATGGCCATTGTTGGCCCCCAATCTTCTGTTATAGCTCATGTGGTATCAAACATTGCGAATGAGCTGCAGGTCCCTCTATTGTCATTTGCAGCCACAGACCCCTCTCTTTCTTCGCTTCAGTACCCGTTTTTTGTTAGAACTTCCCCAAGTGATAAGTTTCAGATGGAAGCGATAGCTGAAATGGTCGAGTACTATGAATGGAGAGAAGTGATTGCAATATATATTGATGATGATTTTGGAAGAAATGGTATAGTTGCATTAGCAGATCAGCTGGCCAAGAGACGATGTTCGATCTCTTACAAAGCAGCTATGAAACCTGAAGCAACATTGGATGATGCCCGGGATGTTTTGGTTCAGGTTGCTTTGAGGGAATCACGAATAATGGTTGTTCACACTTATCCTTCAAAGGGTCTGGAGATATTCTCTATGGCACAGTATTTGGGGATGATAGATAAAGGATATGTGTGGATTGCTACAAATTGGCTCTCAACTATCCTTGACGCTGCTGGTCCCCTTCCTTCGGAGAAAAAAGAGAGCCTTGAAGGGGCTATCACCTTGCGTGTACACACTCCAGGTTCAGAATTGAAACAGAAGTTTGTCTCACGGTGGAGCAATTTGACAAGGAAGGCAGGAGTTACTGGACCTTCAGGGATGTCCACTTATGCACTCTATGCTTATGATACTGTGTGGCTACTTGCTCGTGCCATCAATGAATTCTTTAACCAGGGTGGAAATGTTTCATTTTCTAAGGATCCAAGGCTAACTGAACTGAATAGTGGAAGTCTGAATCTTGATTCTATGAGCATCTTTCATGAAGGGAAGTTATTGCGAGACAACATTTTTAAGGTTAATATGACAGGTGTAACAGGACCATTTAGTTTCACTCCTGATAAGAATCTCTTCTGCCCTACTTTTGAAGTCATTAATGTGGTTGGTACAGGTTTCAGGAAAGTTGGTTATTGGTCTGAATACTCTGGTTTATCAATTGTGCCTCCTGAAACACTGTACTCTAAGCCGCCAAATCGTTCCGCTTCAAATCAACAGCTACATAGTATAATCTGGCCTGGACAAATAACGCAGAGACCTCGTGGATGGGTTTTTCCAAACAATGGGAGACAACTGATAATTGGAGTCCCTAACCGAGCTAGCTTTCGTGAATTTGTTGGAAAGAGACCAGGCTCTGACTCATTCAGAGGATACTGTATTGAAGTCTTCACTAATGCCGTAGACTTATTGCCTTATGCAGTCCCTTACAAGCTAGTTGCCTTTGGGGATGGACATAACAATCCAGATGATACAGAGCTAATGCGCCTAATCACAGCAGGA GTTTATGATGCAGCCATAGGTGACATAGCAATTACAACTAATCGAACAAAAATGGTTGATTTCACTCAACCGTACATTGAATCTGGGTTAGTTGTAGTGGCACCAGTTAAGGAGCAGAATTCTAATGCTTGGGCTTTTCTCAGTCCATTTACTCCTAGGATGTGGTTTGTCACTGGTAGTTTTTTCTTAATTGTGGGAACTGTAATTTGGATTTTGGAACACAGATTGAATGATGATTTCCGTGGTCCTCCGAGTAAACAGATTGTCACTGTTTTGTG GTTCAGCTTTTCAACTCTGTTTACTGCCCAGA TGCAGAAACTTTCTTCACCAATTACAGGAATTGAAAGTTTAGTAAATACAAAGGAACCTATTGGTTATCAGTTGGGTTCATTTGCCCGTAACTATCTGATTCAAGAACTTCACATTGATGAATCTAGACTTGTTCCTCTTAACCTTCCTGAAGATTATGCTAAAGCTTTAAAAGATGGTCCTAGCCGTGGTGGTGTTGCAGCAGTGGTAGATGAGCGTGCATATATGGAGCTTTTCCTCTCAACGCGTTGCCAATTCAGTATTCTTGGTCAAGAATTCACAAAAAATGGATGGGGGTTT GCTTTCCCTAGGGATTCTCCTCTAGCAGTAGACATGTCAACAGCAATTTTGAAACTATCAGAGAATGGGGAACTTCAAAGGATCCATGATAAATGGCTTTCTGGAATAGCTTGCACTTCACAGAATACAAAGCTTGAAGTGGACAGGCTTCAGCTGAAAAGCTTCTCAGGTCTATTCTTTCTCTGTGGGTTGGCATGTTTTCTGGCTCTGCTCATTTATTTTGTGATGCTAGCATTTCAATATTGCCAATACTATCCCAATTCGGAGATAGCTAGTGAAAGCTCGCGGTCAGGACGACTGCAGACATTCCTTTCTTTTGCTGATGAAAAGGAAGAGTCAGTGAGGTCTCGATCCAAACGAAGGCAACTGGAGACGACTTCAGTAAGAAGTATGGATCAAGATGCATCAGTAAATGGTTCAAGAATTGACCGTTCTGAGATATACTCGAACAGGGTTGTAAGTTTTGGAGAATCTGTATAG